A window from Citrobacter amalonaticus encodes these proteins:
- the fbpC gene encoding ferric ABC transporter ATP-binding protein, with product MSQKNFVELRNVTKRFGSNTVIDNINLTIPQGQMVTLLGPSGCGKTTILRLVAGLEKPSEGQIFIDGEDVTHRSIQQRDICMVFQSYALFPHMSLGENVGYGLKMLGVSRADVKTRVKEALAMVDLEGFEDRYVDQISGGQQQRVALARALILKPKVLLFDEPLSNLDANLRRSMRDKIRELQKQFDITSLYVTHDQSEAFAVSDTVLVMNKGHIMQIGSPQDLYRQPASRFMASFMGDANLFPATFSEASVDIFGYRLPRPAHFVAQGTGTVGVRPEAITLSDRGEESQRCVIRHVAYMGPQYEVTVEWHGQEILLQVNATRLQPDVGETYYLEIHPYGMFVLADAA from the coding sequence ATGAGTCAGAAAAATTTCGTTGAACTGCGCAACGTCACTAAACGATTCGGCAGCAACACGGTCATCGACAATATCAATCTCACCATCCCGCAAGGGCAGATGGTGACGCTGCTTGGCCCGTCCGGCTGCGGGAAGACCACCATTCTGCGCCTGGTCGCCGGTCTGGAAAAACCGAGCGAAGGTCAAATTTTTATTGATGGCGAAGACGTCACTCATCGTTCTATTCAGCAGCGCGATATTTGTATGGTGTTCCAGTCGTATGCTTTGTTCCCGCATATGTCGCTGGGGGAAAACGTCGGCTACGGTCTGAAGATGCTGGGCGTGTCGCGCGCCGATGTGAAGACGCGGGTGAAAGAGGCGCTGGCAATGGTCGATCTGGAAGGATTCGAGGACCGCTATGTTGATCAGATCTCCGGCGGTCAGCAGCAGCGCGTGGCGCTGGCGCGCGCGCTGATCCTCAAACCGAAGGTGCTGTTATTTGACGAACCATTGAGTAACCTCGACGCCAACCTGCGCCGCAGCATGCGCGATAAGATCCGCGAGCTGCAAAAGCAGTTTGATATCACCTCGCTGTACGTTACCCACGATCAGAGCGAAGCCTTTGCGGTTTCCGACACCGTGCTGGTGATGAACAAGGGGCATATCATGCAGATAGGCTCGCCGCAGGATCTCTATCGCCAACCCGCCTCCCGTTTTATGGCGAGCTTTATGGGTGACGCCAACCTGTTCCCGGCGACCTTCAGCGAAGCCTCTGTTGATATCTTTGGTTATCGCCTGCCTCGCCCGGCGCACTTTGTGGCTCAGGGCACCGGCACCGTTGGCGTCAGGCCGGAAGCGATCACCTTAAGCGATCGCGGAGAGGAGAGTCAGCGCTGTGTGATTCGTCATGTCGCCTATATGGGACCGCAGTATGAAGTCACGGTGGAGTGGCACGGACAGGAGATCCTGTTACAGGTCAACGCTACACGCCTGCAGCCGGATGTCGGTGAGACGTACTATCTGGAAATCCACCCGTACGGCATGTTTGTGTTAGCGGATGCGGCATGA